A section of the Stenotrophomonas sp. 364 genome encodes:
- a CDS encoding SGNH/GDSL hydrolase family protein, which yields MALSYLALGDSYTIGEGVEPAARWPLQLVAGLRDIKVAVDDPQIIATTGWTTDELEAGIDAAAPQGPFDLVSLLIGVNDQYRGRSVDDYRPRFTALLQRALGFAGDRAQRVLVLSIPDWGVTPYAREHNRDRVQVGQELDAYNAAAAAICAEHGVSFIDITDLSRVPGAEAVMLVDDGLHPSAAMYALWTERAFQVARVQLADEVPR from the coding sequence GTGGCGCTGTCCTATCTGGCCCTGGGCGACTCCTACACCATCGGCGAAGGGGTTGAACCGGCTGCGCGCTGGCCACTGCAGCTGGTGGCCGGCCTGCGCGACATCAAAGTGGCGGTGGACGACCCGCAGATCATCGCCACCACCGGCTGGACCACCGACGAACTGGAGGCCGGCATCGATGCCGCCGCGCCGCAGGGGCCCTTCGATCTGGTCAGCCTGCTGATCGGGGTGAACGACCAGTACCGCGGCCGCAGCGTGGACGACTACCGCCCGCGCTTCACCGCGCTGCTGCAGCGTGCGCTCGGCTTTGCCGGCGATCGCGCGCAGCGTGTGCTGGTGCTGTCCATTCCCGATTGGGGCGTCACCCCGTATGCGCGCGAGCACAACCGCGACCGCGTGCAGGTCGGACAGGAACTGGATGCCTACAACGCGGCCGCCGCCGCGATCTGCGCCGAGCACGGCGTGTCGTTCATCGACATCACCGACCTCAGCCGGGTCCCCGGCGCCGAAGCGGTGATGCTGGTCGACGATGGCCTGCATCCGTCGGCGGCGATGTACGCGCTGTGGACCGAGCGCGCCTTCCAGGTGGCGCGGGTGCAGTTGGCCGACGAGGTGCCGCGCTGA
- a CDS encoding methyltransferase domain-containing protein, which produces MPAQRFGNRRDYYYSRGKLGSDPLYPGVLAALAPAHGALLDIGCGLGLLAHVVRQAGHRQPYLGVDIDADKIARAQRAGARAALADVRFDCLDASATLPAHHGSVALLDVLQYLPAHAQTGLLQAAAARVAPGGRLVIRTTLADNSGRDRTTRITDMLAHLVGWMGTRPRHYPDADSVRAPLEAAGLRLQMRPLYGNTPFNNWLVSAERPALA; this is translated from the coding sequence ATGCCGGCCCAGCGCTTCGGCAACCGACGCGATTACTACTACAGCCGCGGCAAGCTCGGCAGCGATCCGCTGTACCCGGGCGTGCTGGCCGCACTGGCGCCCGCGCACGGCGCCCTGCTCGACATCGGCTGCGGCCTGGGCCTGCTGGCGCACGTGGTGCGCCAGGCCGGGCACCGGCAGCCATACCTGGGCGTGGACATCGATGCGGACAAGATTGCCCGTGCCCAGCGCGCCGGGGCGCGCGCGGCGCTGGCCGACGTGCGCTTCGACTGCCTGGATGCCAGCGCCACGCTGCCCGCCCACCACGGCAGCGTGGCGCTGCTGGACGTGCTGCAGTACCTGCCCGCGCACGCCCAGACCGGGCTGCTGCAGGCGGCCGCCGCGCGCGTCGCACCGGGCGGGCGGCTGGTGATCCGCACCACCCTGGCCGACAACAGCGGCCGCGACCGCACCACCCGCATCACCGACATGCTGGCGCACCTGGTGGGGTGGATGGGCACCCGCCCGCGCCACTATCCCGATGCCGACAGCGTGCGCGCGCCCCTGGAAGCGGCCGGCCTGCGCCTGCAGATGCGCCCGCTATACGGCAACACCCCGTTCAACAACTGGCTGGTCAGTGCCGAGCGGCCCGCACTTGCCTGA